The Paenibacillus beijingensis nucleotide sequence ACACCTTTAGGAGGATGCCGTATGATTCTGGTTATCGATAACTATGATTCGTTCACATACAATTTGGTTCAATATTTGGGCGAACTGAAAGAAGTGATTGTGGTCAAGCGCAACGACGAGATCAGCCTGGAGGAAATTGAAGCGCTGGCTCCCGACCATATTTTGATTTCGCCCGGCCCTTGCTCGCCGAACGAGGCGGGGATCAGCCTGGCGCTGATCGACCGGTTTAAAGGAAAAATTCCGATCTTCGGCGTCTGTCTGGGCCACCAATCGATCGGACAGGCGTTCGGAGGCGAAGTGGTGCGCGCCGAGAAGCTGATGCACGGCAAGACGTCGGCCATTCTTCATGACGGCCGCACGATCTTTGAAGGCATTCCATCGCCGTTTACCGCAACGCGCTATCATTCCCTCATCGTTCGGCGCGAGACGCTTCCGGACGAGCTGGAAATTAGCGCCGAGACGGAAGAAGGCGAAATTATGGGACTCCGTCATAAGCATTACCGTATTGAGGGCGTGCAATTTCATCCGGAATCGATTATTACCGAGAACGGTCTGACCATGCTGCGCAACTTCCTGGCGGTCAAATCGGCTACGGTGGTGTAATGAAAATCGGTTACAACGGGTCCGTGGTTGAAGCCGGAGATGCCAAAGTCTCCGTTTACGACCACGGTTTTTTGTACGGAATCGGTTTGTTCGAGACGTTTCGCACCTATGGCGGCGCTCCTTACTTGCTGGAGCGGCATTTGCAGCGTCTGGCGGAAGGCTGCCGGCAGCTCGGAATCCGCTGGTTTGCCGATCCCGCCGCGATCCGCCGCCATCTCGCCGAGCTAATGTCCGCGCACGATCTTTCGGAGGCTTATGTCCGCTTGACGGTATCGGCCGGAGATGAAGGGCTGGGTCTTCCGGCCGGCGATTATATCCGTCCGCTGCAGCTGCTCATGGTTAAGCCGCTGCCGGCGCCGTCCGCCGGACTTTACCGCGAAGGAAGAGAGCTTAGTCTGCTCGGCACCCGCCGCAACTCGCCCGAAGGCGGCGTGCGGCTGAAATCGCTGCACTTTATGAACAACGTGATCGCCAAACGCGAGCTGCTGCAGAGCGGCGCGCCGGCCGGCGCCGAAGGGCTGATGCTGACGGGAGAAGGCTGGCTCGCCGAAGGCATCGTTAGCAATCTGTTCTTCGCCGCCGGCGGCGTCGTGAAGACGCCGGCGGTGAAGGAGACGGGCATTTTGCCCGGTATTACGAGGCGGCGCGTGTTGGAGCTGGCGGAGGCGGAAGGCTTTCCCGTCGAGGAAGGCTTGTACCGCTGGGACGAGCTGCTCGCCGCGGATGAAATATGGGTGACCAACTCCGTGCAGGAGCTGGTCCCGGTTACGAAGCTTGCGGACCGGAGCGGAATGGCGGGCCGCAGCGGTAATGATACGGACATGGGGGCGGCGAAGTCCGCTGTCGTTGTGGGCGCGGGCACGATAGGGCCGATGTGCGCGAAACTGCTCGAGCAATACCGTTTCGACACGGACACGGACACGGGTGCGGGCAAAGCGCGACACGATTGATTTTTCCTAATGCAGGGTGAGGTGAAGGTTGATGTATGTACGGCAGACGGATTATGAAGTGCCCCGGCGAAAATACGAATGGGCGGACGGCGTCCGGCTGGAGCTCGGAGAGCGGACGTTAATTATGGGCATCCTCAATGCCACGCCGGATTCGTTTTCGGATGGAGGGCGCTTCGATACGGTGGAAAAAGCGGTCCTGCATGCGCGGCGGATGGTGGAGGAAGGCGCGGATCTGATCGATATCGGCGGCGAGTCCACTCGCCCCGGCAGCGAAGCGGTCGCCGTGGAGGAAGAGCTGCGGCGCGTCATTCCGGTCGTCGAGGCGCTGCGAAGAGCGCTTCCCGGCGTTCCGCTCTCGATCGATACGTATAAAGCGGAGACGGCGCGGCAATCGCTCGAGGCAGGCGCCCATATCATAAACGATGTTTGGGGACTAAAGGGCGACGGGCGGATGGCCGCGGTGGCGGCGGAGTACGGCTGCCCGGTTATTTTAAGCCATAACCGTCATGCGGGCGACTATATCGATCTTGTCGGCGATGTCGTTGCGGACCTGAAAGGCAGCATCGCCTTGGCGAAACATGCGGGCGTAGAAGAGGCGAATATTTGGCTCGATCCCGGCATCGGTTTTGCCAAAACTTATGAAGATAATCTTCAATTAATGGGACGACTGACCGAACTGTCGGCGCTCGGGTATCCCGTTCTGCTCGGCACATCCCGCAAACGGTTTATCCGCCATACGCTCAATCTGCCGGTCGACGATCTGGTGGAAGGCACCGCGGCCACGGTCGGGGCGGGCATTATGCAAGGGTGCCAAATCGTCCGCGTCCATGATGTGCGGGCGATCAAGCGGTTCGCGTCGATGACGGACGCGATCGTATACGGACCGGCGGAAAGCCGCAAGGCGTAAGCCGGATCGGACCATTTTGAGCGAAAAAAGGTGGGCATGATGATGGATACGATGACGCTGAACGGGATGAAGTTTTACGGATATCATGGCGTTTTTGCCGAAGAAAACAAGCTGGGCCAGCAGTTTTGGGTCGATCTGGTGCTGCGGATGGATTTGGAGAAAGCGGCGCAAAGCGACGATTTGAACGAGTCGATCAATTACGCCGAGCTGCATGCGTTGACGAAGAAAATTGTCGAAGGACCGCCGTGCAAGCTGATCGAAGCTTTGGCCGGGCGTATTGCATCCTCTTTGCTTCAGACTTATACTGGAATACATGAATTGACGGTTCGCGTTACGAAGCCGAACCCCCCGTTCGACATTCATTTTGACGGGGTTGTCGTCGAATTGCGCAGAAAGCGGGATGAGCATGGACAAATCGTTCCCGTTTAAAATAAACATACCAAAGCAGCTGCCGGATTCATCATCCGCGGCAGGCGCTCCTGCGGGCGGCGGTGAAAGCCGGTCTTCCGCAAAGTCCGCCAAACCGGGCGGGGCAGGGGCTGCAGCCGCATATATCGCGCTCGGCTCCAACCTGGGAGACCGCAGCGGCATGCTGGCCGAAGCGCTGCGGCGGCTGGACGCCAGCGAAGGCGTGGAAGTGACCGGCGTCTCCGCCGTCTATGAGACCGATCCGGTCGGCTACACCGAGCAGCCGGCGTTTCTGAACATGGCGGCGGCGCTCCGGACGACGCTTCCGCCACTTGATTTGCTGCGTCTGCTGCTCGCCGTAGAGCAGCAGCTTGGCCGGGTGCGCGACGTGCGGTGGGGACCGCGCGTCATTGATCTCGATCTTTTATTGTACGGCGCAGTGAAGATGGATGAAGAAGAGCTGACGCTTCCGCACCCGAGGATGATGGAACGGGCTTTCGTGCTGGTGCCGCTTGCGGACGTCCTTGCCGCCGGACACCCGCTGCAGGCGGAAGTGGCGGAGCTGGCCCTAGCTGCGCTTCGGGAAGGAAAGGAAGGCATTGTTTCATGGAATACGATCAACTGGCGCAGCGGGTCCGCGCCTTTCGAAAATTAAAAGGATTCACCCAACAGGAACTGGCGAAGCGGCTCGAAGTATCCGTCGCCGTTCTCGGTTCTCTGGAGCGGGGCACCCGCAAACCGGAAGCGCAGCTGCTCGCGCAAATTGCCGACGCACTCGGCGTCGATTATGGAGAACTGACCGCTGACGATAACGGCGGCCTGCAAACGAAATGAAAGGAAGCGATAACGCCATGCTGAAAATCGGAAACATCGAAATGAAAAATAACGTGGTGCTCGCCCCGATGGCCGGCGTGTGCAACCCCGCCTTCCGCCTGATCGCCAAAGAATTCGGCACCGGGCTCGTTTGCGCCGAGATGGTCAGCGACAAAGCGATCCTGCACGGGAACAAGCGCACGCTTGAGATGCTGTATGTCGACGAGCGGGAGAAGCCGCTCAGCCTGCAAATTTTCGGAGGGGACCGGGAATCGCTTGTCGAGGCGGCGCGCATTGTCGACAAACAGACGAACGCCGACATCATCGATATTAATATGGGCTGTCCGGTGCCGAAAGTGACAAAATGCGACGCCGGCGCCCGCTGGCTGCTCGACCCGAACAAAATCTACGAGATGGTGTCCGCCGTCGTCGACGCCGTCGATAAGCCCGTCACCGTCAAAATGCGGATTGGATGGGACAGCGAGCACATTTACGTCGTTGAGAACGCCCTTGCGGTGGAACGCGCCGGCGGCCAGGCCGTCAGCGTTCACGGCCGTACCCGCGAGCAGCTGTATACGGGCAAGGCGGACTGGGACAAAATAAAGCAGGTCAAGGAAGCGGTTAGCATTCCCGTTATCGGCAACGGGGACGTTGTAACGCCGGAGGACGCCAAGCGGATGATCGAACAGACCGGTTGCGACGGCGTCATGATCGGCAGGGGCGCGCTCGGCAACCCGTGGATGCTGTACCGCACGGTGCATTATTTGACGAACGGGGAGCTGCTGCCGGAACCGGCGCCCGGCGAAAAGATGCGGATCGCCCTGCTGCATATGGACCGCCTCGCAGCCCTCAAAGGCGAGTCCGTAGCTGTACGCGAGATGCGCAAGCATTTGGCGTGGTACCTGAAAGGTCTTCCCGGCGCGGCGCGCGTGAAAGACAGCATTATGGAGGAGACGAGCCGCGATAATATGGAGCAGATTTTGGAGCAGTATATCCGCTCGCTCGAAGACGAGGGTGTCGGCGCCAGCTCCGGCCAGCAAGCAGACGGATCCCCCGTTCATTGACGAACGGGGGCGGGTTTTTTTCGGAATGAATCGTTGCTCCCCCGTTTGGACTTGGATTCAATTGACATTCGGGGCGCACATGAAATATAATCTTGCAATATAATCCTAATCCGGCTGTTCCTGTCGCTTAATCCCTCTTACATCCAAGCAGCGAATTCGCTTTGCAAGAGGCAGGCATCAGAGCTTCGGGGAGCGATATAATATTGTAATTAGCAGTGCATTCATACCCGGGTATGAAAATATGTCACACGACAGGAGAATCAGTAATGAGCGATAAAGAAGTGATTCTGACTCAGGACGGTCTCAAGAAACTTGAAGAAGAATTGGAAAATCTCAAATCGGTCAAACGTCGTGAAGTGGCCGAACGGATTAAAGTGGCCATCGGTTACGGTGACATCAGCGAGAACTCCGAATATGAAGACGCCAAGAACGAGCAAGCTTTCATTGAAGGCCGCATCATTACGCTCGAGAAGATGCTCCGCAATGCGCGCATCATCAATAACGACGAGATCGATATCGACACGGTCAGCATCGGCTCCATCGTGACGGTGGAGGATGTCGAATACGGCGATACGATGGAATATGCGATCGTCGGCACGGCCGAGTCGGATCCCCTGCAAAACAAAATCTCGAACGAAAGCCCGGTAGGCAAAGCGATTCTGGGCAAAAAGAAGGGCACCACAGTGGAAGTGAACGTTCCGGCTGGCGTCATTCAATACAAGATTATCGATATCAAAAAGTAAGTTGAATGCCTTTTGACGAGAAGCTTCCTTTTGAGGAGGCTTTTTTTCCGACTTACACCCAATTTCGGTGCCGTCCTAAGTGGACGGCTAAGCCGTTTATAAGGCGGCCTGACAAGGAGATGAGCACAAAGTGGATCAGGAGAATCAAACACTGGAGCAGGAGCAGGACTTAAGCGAGCTGCTGCAAATCCGGCGCGGCAAATTGGACGAGCTCCGGGAGCTGGGCGTCGACCCGTTCGGCGGCAAGTACGAGCGTTCGCATACAGCGTTAGAAATTACGCAGGCGTACGCGGACACAAGCAAAGAGGATCTGGAAGTGCAGGCGATCGAAGTGAGCATCGCCGGACGGATTATGCAGAAGCGCGGCATGGGTAAGGCGAGCTTTGCCCATATTCAGGACCTGAGCGGCAAAATCCAGATTTACGTCCGCAAAGACACCGTTGAGGAGAACAAATACAAAGCGTTCACTCTGCTTGATATCGGCGATATCGTCGGCATCCGGGGCGTCGTCTTCAAAACGAACACCGGCGAAGTTTCCGTCAAAGCCAAAGAAGTGGAGGTGCTGACGAAATCGCTGCTGCCGCTGCCGGACAAGTTCCACGGGCTTAAAGACGTCGAGCTGCGCTACCGCCAGCGCTACGTCGATCTCATTACGAACCCGGATGTACAGCAGACGTTTATTACCCGTTCCCGCATAATCCAGTCGATGCGCCGTTATCTTGATTCGCACGGTTATTTGGAAGTGGAAACGCCGACGCTGCATGCGATTGCGGGCGGGGCGGCGGCCAAGCCGTTTATTACCCATCACAACGCTTTGGACATGCAGCTGTATATGCGGATTGCTATCGAGCTTCATTTGAAACGGCTCATTGTGGGCGGTTTGGAAAAAGTATATGAAATCGGCCGCGTATACCGCAACGAAGGCATGAGCACACGCCATAATCCGGAATTTACGATGATCGAGCTGTACGAAGCTTATGCCGATTACAAAGACATTATGGCGCTTACGGAAAACTTGATCGCGCATATCGCCCAAGAAGTGCTCGGCACGACCAAAATCCAGTACCAGGATTATGAGGTCGACTTGACGCCGTCGTGGCGGCGGGTGTCCATGGTAGAGCTTGTAAAAGAAGCGACCGGCGTCGACTTCAGCGCCCAAATGAGCGACGAAGAAGCCCACCGTTTGGCCAAAGAGCACAAAGTTCCTGTCGAGCCTCATATGACGTTCGGGCATATCGTGAACGCCTTTTTCGAGACGTTTGTCGAGCATACGCTTATTCAGCCGACTTTCGTGACCGGCCATCCGGTTGCCATTTCGCCGCTTGCGAAAAAGAGCGAGACCGATCCGCGCTTCACCGACCGCTTCGAGCTGTTTATCGTGGCGCGCGAGCATGCCAACGCCTTCTCCGAGCTGAACGATCCTATCGATCAGCGCCAGCGGTTCGAGTCCCAGCTGGTGGAGCGCGAGCAGGGCAACGACGAGGCGCATGAAATGGATGATGACTTCATCCGCGCGCTCGAATATGGCATGCCGCCTACCGGCGGTCTCGGGATCGGTATTGACCGTCTCATTATGCTGCTGACCAATGCGCCGTCCATCCGCGACGTATTGCTGTTCCCTCATATGCGGGACGAAAAATAACGATCAGTTTGCCGCCCGGCCCTTCAAGGGCCGGGCGTTTTTTGTGAGTGCTTTGTTTGAAGTTTAGGCTCAGCTGCGGAATGAAGCCTATACTAAGTGAATCAACCTAATTTTGCAGCTGAATGCGTAATGCTAACGAAAGGAATATCGCGTGTTTGCTTACGATTCCGGCGGCTATTTAAATGATATCGAAACAAAATAAACTTTTTTTAAAAAAACACTTGCAATCGTCTAGGCGGGCATGATATATTATCTAAGTCGCCGCTGAAACAACGGCCGACACGAACGAAACAAATTGTTCTTTGAAAACTGAACAACGAGCGAATTAAAGCCAAGTTTTAAATGAGCTAACAAGCTTCGAAATAAAGTTGACTACGGTCAAAAACTTTTATGGAGAGTTTGATCCTGGCTCAGGACGAACGCTGGCGGCGTGCCTAATACATGCAAGTCGAGCGGACTTGAAGGGAGCTTGCTCCTGGATGGTTAGCGGCGGACGGGTGAGTAACACGTAGGCAACCTGCCTGTAAGACCGGGATAACCTTCGGAAACGAAAGCTAATACCGGATAAGCGGTTCCTTTGCATAGAGGAACCGGGAAAGACGGCGCAAGCTGTCACTTGCAGATGGGCCTGCGGCGCATTAGCTAGTTGGTGGGGTAACGGCTCACCAAGGCGACGATGCGTAGCCGACCTGAGAGGGTGATCGGCCACACTGGGACTGAGACACGGCCCAGACTCCTACGGGAGGCAGCAGTAGGGAATCTTCCGCAATGGACGAAAGTCTGACGGAGCAACGCCGCGTGAGTGAGGAAGGCCTTCGGGTCGTAAAGCTCTGTTGCCAGGGAAGAATGTCGTGGAGAGTAACTGCTCTGCGAATGACGGTACCTGAGAAGAAAGCCCCGGCTAACTACGTGCCAGCAGCCGCGGTAATACGTAGGGGGCAAGCGTTGTCCGGAATTATTGGGCGTAAAGCGCGCGCAGGCGGCTTTGTA carries:
- the pabA gene encoding aminodeoxychorismate/anthranilate synthase component II yields the protein MILVIDNYDSFTYNLVQYLGELKEVIVVKRNDEISLEEIEALAPDHILISPGPCSPNEAGISLALIDRFKGKIPIFGVCLGHQSIGQAFGGEVVRAEKLMHGKTSAILHDGRTIFEGIPSPFTATRYHSLIVRRETLPDELEISAETEEGEIMGLRHKHYRIEGVQFHPESIITENGLTMLRNFLAVKSATVV
- a CDS encoding aminotransferase class IV; translation: MKIGYNGSVVEAGDAKVSVYDHGFLYGIGLFETFRTYGGAPYLLERHLQRLAEGCRQLGIRWFADPAAIRRHLAELMSAHDLSEAYVRLTVSAGDEGLGLPAGDYIRPLQLLMVKPLPAPSAGLYREGRELSLLGTRRNSPEGGVRLKSLHFMNNVIAKRELLQSGAPAGAEGLMLTGEGWLAEGIVSNLFFAAGGVVKTPAVKETGILPGITRRRVLELAEAEGFPVEEGLYRWDELLAADEIWVTNSVQELVPVTKLADRSGMAGRSGNDTDMGAAKSAVVVGAGTIGPMCAKLLEQYRFDTDTDTGAGKARHD
- the folP gene encoding dihydropteroate synthase; the protein is MYVRQTDYEVPRRKYEWADGVRLELGERTLIMGILNATPDSFSDGGRFDTVEKAVLHARRMVEEGADLIDIGGESTRPGSEAVAVEEELRRVIPVVEALRRALPGVPLSIDTYKAETARQSLEAGAHIINDVWGLKGDGRMAAVAAEYGCPVILSHNRHAGDYIDLVGDVVADLKGSIALAKHAGVEEANIWLDPGIGFAKTYEDNLQLMGRLTELSALGYPVLLGTSRKRFIRHTLNLPVDDLVEGTAATVGAGIMQGCQIVRVHDVRAIKRFASMTDAIVYGPAESRKA
- the folB gene encoding dihydroneopterin aldolase, with product MDTMTLNGMKFYGYHGVFAEENKLGQQFWVDLVLRMDLEKAAQSDDLNESINYAELHALTKKIVEGPPCKLIEALAGRIASSLLQTYTGIHELTVRVTKPNPPFDIHFDGVVVELRRKRDEHGQIVPV
- the folK gene encoding 2-amino-4-hydroxy-6-hydroxymethyldihydropteridine diphosphokinase; translation: MDKSFPFKINIPKQLPDSSSAAGAPAGGGESRSSAKSAKPGGAGAAAAYIALGSNLGDRSGMLAEALRRLDASEGVEVTGVSAVYETDPVGYTEQPAFLNMAAALRTTLPPLDLLRLLLAVEQQLGRVRDVRWGPRVIDLDLLLYGAVKMDEEELTLPHPRMMERAFVLVPLADVLAAGHPLQAEVAELALAALREGKEGIVSWNTINWRSGSAPFEN
- a CDS encoding helix-turn-helix domain-containing protein, translating into MEYDQLAQRVRAFRKLKGFTQQELAKRLEVSVAVLGSLERGTRKPEAQLLAQIADALGVDYGELTADDNGGLQTK
- the dusB gene encoding tRNA dihydrouridine synthase DusB: MLKIGNIEMKNNVVLAPMAGVCNPAFRLIAKEFGTGLVCAEMVSDKAILHGNKRTLEMLYVDEREKPLSLQIFGGDRESLVEAARIVDKQTNADIIDINMGCPVPKVTKCDAGARWLLDPNKIYEMVSAVVDAVDKPVTVKMRIGWDSEHIYVVENALAVERAGGQAVSVHGRTREQLYTGKADWDKIKQVKEAVSIPVIGNGDVVTPEDAKRMIEQTGCDGVMIGRGALGNPWMLYRTVHYLTNGELLPEPAPGEKMRIALLHMDRLAALKGESVAVREMRKHLAWYLKGLPGAARVKDSIMEETSRDNMEQILEQYIRSLEDEGVGASSGQQADGSPVH
- the greA gene encoding transcription elongation factor GreA, whose amino-acid sequence is MSDKEVILTQDGLKKLEEELENLKSVKRREVAERIKVAIGYGDISENSEYEDAKNEQAFIEGRIITLEKMLRNARIINNDEIDIDTVSIGSIVTVEDVEYGDTMEYAIVGTAESDPLQNKISNESPVGKAILGKKKGTTVEVNVPAGVIQYKIIDIKK
- the lysS gene encoding lysine--tRNA ligase gives rise to the protein MDQENQTLEQEQDLSELLQIRRGKLDELRELGVDPFGGKYERSHTALEITQAYADTSKEDLEVQAIEVSIAGRIMQKRGMGKASFAHIQDLSGKIQIYVRKDTVEENKYKAFTLLDIGDIVGIRGVVFKTNTGEVSVKAKEVEVLTKSLLPLPDKFHGLKDVELRYRQRYVDLITNPDVQQTFITRSRIIQSMRRYLDSHGYLEVETPTLHAIAGGAAAKPFITHHNALDMQLYMRIAIELHLKRLIVGGLEKVYEIGRVYRNEGMSTRHNPEFTMIELYEAYADYKDIMALTENLIAHIAQEVLGTTKIQYQDYEVDLTPSWRRVSMVELVKEATGVDFSAQMSDEEAHRLAKEHKVPVEPHMTFGHIVNAFFETFVEHTLIQPTFVTGHPVAISPLAKKSETDPRFTDRFELFIVAREHANAFSELNDPIDQRQRFESQLVEREQGNDEAHEMDDDFIRALEYGMPPTGGLGIGIDRLIMLLTNAPSIRDVLLFPHMRDEK